Part of the Paludisphaera borealis genome, GATTGCGCGACCGCGTCGAAACGCTCGGTAATCGTCGCCAGCGCCTCGTCCCACGAGATCCGCTCGAACCGTCCCTCGCCCTTCGGCCCGACGCGTTTCATCGGGTGCATCAGCCGGTCGGGGCTGTACACGCGGTCGAGGTAGCGGGCCATCTTCTGGCAGAGGAACCCGCGCGTGAACGGGTGCTCGGCGTCCCCCTTCAGCTCGACCGCCGCGCCATCGCGGACCGTGACTTTCATGCTGCACGTGTCGGGACAATCGAGCGGGCAGACGTTCTTGAAGACGGCCGATGCGGGGCGCGGCACGAAGGACGCTCCTGGAAGTCGCCGGAGGGCGGTCACGAGACGACCCGCCATTCTACCCGATCAACGACCGGATCGCACGGCCTTCGCTGAGCTTCATCGGCCGGCCGGTGAGCGGGGCGACGTTCTCCTTGAGCGGGTTGAGGCCCAGGGCGGTGAGGATCGTGGCGTGGACGTCCTGGACGGTGGTGGGATCAACCGGGTCCTTGACCGCCTCGGGGTCGGTCTCGCCGATCGCCACGCCGGATCGAATTCCGCCGCCGGCCAGGGCCAGGCTGAAGCCGGTGGGCCAGTGGTCGCGACCGCCGAACGGGTTGATCTTCGGCGTCCGGCCGAACTCGCCGCAGCAGAGGACGACCGTCCGGTCGAGCAGCTTGCGGGCGCGGAGGTCGCGGAGCAACGCGGCGAACGCCGGGTCGAGCTGCTTGACCAGCTTGCGATGGATCTCGTGGTTGTTGACGTGCGAATCCCAGCCGTTGAGCGTGACCTCGACGCACCGTACGCCGACCTCGATCAGCCGCCTCGCGGCCAGGCAGCCCCGGCCGAACGGCGAATCGCCGTACTCGGCCCGGAGGTTCGCCGGCTCCTGCGAGACGTCGAACGCCTTGAGCTGCTCCGACGTCATCATCGTGCGGGCCGAGGCGATGGTCTCGCGATGCAGGGTGGCGTCGACCCGGGCCTTGCGACGCAGGCTGAAGGCTCGGTCGACGACGTCGAGGTCCAGAACCCGGCGCTGGTCGCGAACGGCCGCGAC contains:
- a CDS encoding DUF1501 domain-containing protein — translated: MTSLDRRAFLSLAGLSWLTPVGRLLAQQSESSREPARSVILLWLAGGPSQLETFDPHAGTSFAGGTKAIETAVKGIQLSSGFEQLADQMGSVSLIRSMISKEGDHERGTYMLKTGYRPDPTVVHPSIGAVCCHELPVGTTDIPRHISILTGQWPSRGGFLGGEFDAFQIDDPKGKLPDVASQVAAVRDQRRVLDLDVVDRAFSLRRKARVDATLHRETIASARTMMTSEQLKAFDVSQEPANLRAEYGDSPFGRGCLAARRLIEVGVRCVEVTLNGWDSHVNNHEIHRKLVKQLDPAFAALLRDLRARKLLDRTVVLCCGEFGRTPKINPFGGRDHWPTGFSLALAGGGIRSGVAIGETDPEAVKDPVDPTTVQDVHATILTALGLNPLKENVAPLTGRPMKLSEGRAIRSLIG